One stretch of Lytechinus variegatus isolate NC3 chromosome 17, Lvar_3.0, whole genome shotgun sequence DNA includes these proteins:
- the LOC121431371 gene encoding orexin receptor type 1-like: MATDYYGHTNFSQPFQLSSVNDSASSEWNYDDYIQEIYDQTRKRVYPEIHEYFLIAIYIIIFFVAIMGNTMVCIAILKNDHMRTVTNYYIMNLATTDILIAFVCLPITITVDVSESWFFGRTACYLIPYFQLVLVCASIYTLMMIAVDRYLAICHPLKFQIRASRTLLTIALVWVVSFFIALPVAVVNDLEPQAASVHIGKPLWRMSCAENRWVSKVWEKLYHTAFFLAVYIIPLAVIGVAYTRVCRRLWSGIPTEEGCGASKPSFNQANVVSTTTISKSTEAQLKSRRKVASMLIVVVIAFAICFFPFQLLNVLKKHNAFGNLRDASAQYNAVYIPYIIGHLMAFINSAINPIIYNFMSAKFRQAFKSMFDCLPCCQSPRRSQAIDGTSGPAYRRANSTGVSDTHTTEYVPMTSIRNGRGVNNNISAMSKGV; this comes from the exons ATGGCGACAGATTATTACGGCCACACTAATTTTTCTCAACCGTTTCAACTCTCCAGCGTCAACGACAGTGCTTCAAGCGAATGGAACTACGATGATTATATCCAAGAAATTTACGATCAAACTCGGAAGCGAGTCTATCCTGAAATTCACGAATACTTTCTGATTGCGATTtatatcatcatcttcttcgTCGCGATCATGGGGAATACCATGGTGTGTATCGCGATACTCAAGAACGATCACATGAGAACGGTTACTAACTATTACATAATGAATTTGGCTACCACCGATATTTTGATCGCCTTCGTGTGTTTACCGATCACAATCACAGTGGATGTATCGGAGTCGTGGTTCTTCGGTAGAACGGCTTGCTATCTGATTCCTTATTTTCAG CTTGTGTTAGTATGCGCATCGATCTACACGTTGATGATGATTGCCGTGGATAGGTACCTCGCCATCTGCCATCCCCTCAAGTTCCAGATTCGAGCCTCACGAACCCTCCTAACCATCGCTCTCGTATGGGTGGTCTCATTCTTCATTGCCCTACCCGTAGCCGTGGTCAACGATCTCGAGCCCCAAGCAGCATCCGTGCATATCGGGAAACCTCTTTGGCGTATGTCGTGTGCAGAG AATCGTTGGGTGAGTAAAGTATGGGAGAAGCTCTACCACACCGCGTTCTTCCTGGCCGTCTACATCATTCCTCTGGCAGTGATTGGGGTCGCTTATACCAGGGTGTGTCGAAGACTGTGGTCTGGTATCCCGACAGAAGAGGGGTGTGGAGCGTCTAAACCAAGCTTTAACCAG GCCAATGTGGTCAGTACGACAACAATCAGCAAGTCTACCGAGGCCCAGCTCAAATCACGTCGTAAAGTCGCCAGTATGCTCATCGTGGTCGTCATCGCTTTCGCCATCTGCTTCTTTCCTTTCCAACTACTCAATGTTCTCAa AAAACACAACGCATTTGGAAATCTTCGAGATGCATCAGCTCAATACAACGCAGTCTACATCCCTTACATCATAGGGCATCTCATGGCTTTCATAAACAGCGCTATCAACCCAATCATCTATAACTTTATGAGTG CGAAATTTCGGCAAGCTTTTAAGTCGATGTTCGATTGTCTCCCGTGCTGTCAGTCACCGCGCCGATCGCAGGCAATCGACGGGACATCTGGCCCCGCCTACCGACGCGCAAACAGCACAGGAGTGTCTGATACGCATACCACTGAATACGTACCTATGACGTCCATCAGAAATGGGCGTGGCGTCAATAACAACATCTCGGCCATGTCGAAGGGTGTGTGA